From the genome of Sulfurovum sp. NBC37-1, one region includes:
- a CDS encoding linear amide C-N hydrolase, with amino-acid sequence MNFKKQTLGLIAVAVTTIGISTASACTGAQIVTEDKAAINGRTVEFGVLIDTSAAFVPRGYKFTGMTTMGPGKTWTAKYASVGMTIADYDVIVDGMNEKGLVCANFYFPGFAKYSVTTKENQSISMSTTDMVQWILSMFDNVDDVKKALENNKVAISPVLTPGFPPQVQPFHFIVYDATGKSIVFEPIDGKLKVYDNPIGVITNSPTFDWHMMNLRNYVTLGHTTPDSKKVFGVELKPLGQGAGMLGLPGDFTPPSRFVRAAAFAGSTIPAKTAEGGVMQMFHILNSFDIPVGAARTVEEGKIFSDYTMLTVVRDTKNLRFYYKTYDDQNIKMVDMKKFDFNAKKIVKLHTLTKQKFEDVSKELK; translated from the coding sequence ATGAACTTCAAAAAACAGACATTAGGATTGATCGCAGTAGCGGTTACAACAATAGGAATAAGTACGGCAAGCGCCTGTACGGGAGCGCAGATCGTTACCGAGGACAAAGCGGCCATCAACGGACGTACGGTTGAATTCGGTGTGCTGATCGATACCAGTGCGGCTTTCGTGCCGCGCGGATACAAGTTCACGGGTATGACGACTATGGGACCGGGTAAAACCTGGACGGCCAAGTATGCTTCAGTGGGAATGACCATCGCTGATTACGATGTCATCGTGGACGGAATGAATGAGAAGGGACTGGTATGTGCGAATTTCTATTTCCCCGGTTTTGCCAAATATTCTGTCACGACCAAAGAGAACCAGTCCATTTCTATGTCCACCACAGATATGGTACAGTGGATACTCTCTATGTTCGACAATGTAGATGATGTGAAAAAAGCTTTGGAGAACAACAAAGTAGCGATCTCGCCTGTATTGACACCGGGCTTTCCTCCACAAGTACAACCTTTCCATTTCATCGTTTATGACGCGACAGGAAAGAGCATTGTCTTTGAACCCATCGACGGCAAGCTGAAAGTATATGACAATCCTATTGGCGTCATCACCAACTCGCCTACCTTCGACTGGCATATGATGAACCTTCGCAACTATGTCACACTGGGTCATACGACTCCTGACAGCAAAAAAGTCTTTGGCGTCGAGCTCAAGCCTCTGGGACAGGGTGCAGGTATGCTCGGTCTTCCGGGTGACTTCACACCTCCGTCACGTTTCGTAAGAGCAGCGGCATTCGCCGGTAGTACGATCCCGGCCAAAACGGCAGAAGGCGGTGTGATGCAGATGTTCCACATCCTCAACAGTTTCGACATTCCCGTGGGTGCGGCAAGAACAGTGGAAGAAGGCAAGATCTTTTCTGACTATACCATGCTGACCGTCGTACGTGACACCAAGAACCTTCGTTTCTACTATAAAACCTATGATGACCAGAACATAAAGATGGTTGATATGAAAAAGTTTGACTTTAATGCAAAAAAGATCGTAAAACTGCATACACTAACGAAACAGAAATTTGAGGATGTCAGTAAAGAATTGAAGTAA